TCGACAATCCGCGCTGGCAGCTGTTCGACGTGCGCACCGATCCCACGGAATTGCACGACCTGTCCGAGCAGCTGCCGGAGAAGGTGGCCGAGCTGTCCGCCGCGTGGGGCGAAGCCGCCTGGCACAATACGGTTTTCCCGCTCGTCACCCGGCAGGATCTGGCGGTCCGGCGGCCGGAGGAAGCCCGTCTCGGCGATCCGGTCCGGATCCTGCCCGGGACGCCGACGCTCGAACGGTATCGGTCTCAGCGTCTGATCGCCTACCGCGACTTCACCATTGCCGTGGAGGTGGATGGCTATCAGCCCGGCGACGAGGGCGTTTTGGTCGCGCACGGGGACCCGCTGGGCGGCTATCTGCTGTATGTCGAAGACGGGCATCTGATCTTCGGTTACAACGCCTACGGCCGATACGCCACGGTCGACGCCGGTGAAATCCCCACGGGCAGCCGGCTTTTCACCGTGTCGGCGCTGGTGCGGCCGCATCTGCGCTGGGACTTCTCGCTGGAGATCGACGGCGTCCGGGCGGCGGAGCTGCCGGATCAGGTGCAGCTGGTGGGCATGTCGCCGTGGACCGGGATCTCGGTGGGGCTGGATGCGCGCGGGCCCGTCTCCTGGGAGCTGCGGGATCGGCGCGGCGTGTTCCGCTACCGCCGGGGACTGCGAGCGGTCACCTATCGGCCCGGGGCCGTCGGCGTTTCCGAGGAGGCGCAGCGCGCCCTGGATTCCGAGGCCGAACTGATCGCGGAATAGCAAGGACCGACCCGGGACCGGACCCTAGTTCGCGGAGATCGATTCGATGATCTTGGCGATTCTCCGATCCCGGGTTTCCCGTTTCTTGGCGTCGGCGACCGATATAGCGATCCGTCAGCTATCCGAACATGTGTTAACAAATATTAAGTAACCGAGAACCGACCGTTTCGGAAGCATCACCGCAGCACTGCCGAAACCCCTCTCGGCGCGGTCGTTTCCATGGTGATTTCCGATTTCCCCAGGTCGAGCCCGAGTCGGCGGGGTGGTGTCGCAACCGTGTGGTGACCGGAAGATTTCTTGGATCTCACAGCTCACAATCGTTGTTCGCGCATTGTGAGAGAACCGTTTTGATGCCTCCCCCGACGTCCCTACAGTCGAGCCAGCAGCCCGGTATGCCAGCTCGAAGGGGGCGTTATGACCATTGCGCAGAACGGACACTCGTCCGCCGATGCACTGCTTCGACTGGGGAAGTACTTCAACCGCGGCGAGGTCTCCGCCGACTTGCGCACCCTGCACCAGGTGGGCGGTCGCGAGGCCGACGAGTTCTATCGGGAACGCTGGTCGCACGACAAGGTGGTGCGGTCCACGCACGGCGTGAACTGCACGGGCTCCTGCTCGTGGAAGATCTACGTGTCCGACGGCGTGATCACCTGGGAATCACAGCAGACCGACTACCCGAGCGTGGGCGCGGACAAGCCGGAGTACGAGCCGCGCGGCTGCCCGCGCGGGGCGTCGTTCTCCTGGTACACCTATTCGCCGGCGCGCATCCGGTATCCGTATGTGCGCGGCACGCTGCTCGAGCTGTACCGCGAGGCCAAGACGCGACTCAAGGATCCGGTGCTGGCGTGGGAATCCATCGTCGAGGACGCCGATAAGGCCACGGCCTACAAATCGGCGCGCGGCAAGGGCGGGTTCGTGCGGGCCGAATGGTGGGAGGCCGCGGAAATCGCCGCCGCCGCACACGTTTACACGATCAAGCGCTACGGCCCGGACCGGGTGGCGGGCTTCTCGCCGATCCCGGCCATGTCGATGGTGTCGCATGCGGTCGGGGCCCGGTTCATTTCGCTGATCGGCGGCTCGATGCTGTCGTTCTACGACTGGTACGCCGACCTGCCGGTGGCGTCCCCGCAGGTGTTCGGCGATCAGACCGACGTGCCGGAGTCCGCGGACTGGTTCGACGCCGGCTACCTGATCATGTGGGGCTCCAATGTCCCGGTGACGCGAACCCCGGACGCCCACTACATGACCGAGGCCCGCTACCGCGGCCAGAAGGTCGTGGTGGTGTCCCCCGATTACGCCGACAACACCAAGTTCGCCGACGAATGGGTGCCCGCGCGTCCCGGCACGGATGCCGCGCTGGCCATGTCCATGGGCCACGTCGTGTTGCGAGAGTTCTTCGTGGACAGGCGGACTCCGTACTTCGACGAGTACGTCAAGCGCTACACCGATCTGCCCTACCTGGTGGTGCTGGACGAGCACGACGGCGGCTGGTCCACCGACGGCGACTACTCCGGTCACACCTTCACCCCCGGCAAGTTCCTCACCGCCGCCGACCTCGGCCACACCGGCGAGGGCGTCGAGCATCAGACGGTGCTGCTGGACTCCGACGGTGTCGCGCAGGTCCCCAACGGCTCGCTCGGGCATCGTTTCACCGAGGCCGGCACCGGCCGCTGGAACCTCGATCTCGGGGACACCGATCCCCGCTTGACCCTGTACGGCCACACCGATGATGTTGCGGCCGTGCAGTTTCCCCGCTTCGACGGGCCGTCCGGGGCGGGCAGCGGCGCTGTGCTGACCCGCGGCGTGCCGACCACCGTGGTCGCGGGGCGTCGGGTGACGACGGTGTTCGACCTGCTGCTGGCGCAGTACGGCGTGGCCCGGTCCGGCTTGCCCGGCAGCTGGCCGACCGGCTACGACGATGCGACCCAGCCGTATACGCCCGCCTGGCAGGAATCGATCACCGGCGTCCCCGCCGCACAAGCCGAGCGCATCGGCCGCGAATTCGCCGACAATGCCGAGAAGTCCCAGGGCCGGTCCATGATCCTCATGGGCGCGGGCACCAACCACTGGTTCCACTCGGATCAGATCTACCGGTCGTTCTTCACCCTCACCCTGCTCACCGGGTGCCAGGGCGTCAACGGCGGCGGCTGGGCGCATTACGTCGGTCAGGAGAAGTGCCGGCCCGTGACCGGCTGGGCCACACTGGCATTCGCCTCCGACTGGCAGCGGCCGCCGCGTCAGATGCAGGGCACCGTGTTCTGGTATCTGGCCAACGACCAGTGGCGCTACGACCCGTTCACCTCCGAATCGTTCGCCTCGCCGCTGGCCAAGGGCAGCTTCGCCGGGCGCACGGCGGCCGACAACATCGCGCTCGCTTCGCGATTGGGCTGGATGCCGTCGTATCCGACGCTCAACCGCAATCCGCTCGATCTGGTCGACGAGGCCGAGGCCGCGGGCAAGACGCCCGCCGAGTATGTGGTCGACGGTCTGAAATCGGGTGAGCTGCGGTTCGCGTGCGAGGATCCCGACGCGCCCGAGAACTTCCCGCGCGTGCTGACCGTGTGGCGCGCCAACCTGCTGGGTTCCTCCGGCAAGGGCAACGAGTACTTCCACCGGCATCTGCTGGGCGCGGACTCCAACCTGCAGACCGGCGAGGCCACCGGGGTGCGGCCGCAGGAGCTGGAATGGCGAGACGAAGCCGCCACCGGGAAGCTGGATCTGCTGCTGTCGCTGGACTTCCGCATGACCTCCACCACCCTGTTCTCCGACATCGTGTTCCCCGCCGCCACCTGGTACGAGAAGCACGACCTGTCCTCCACCGACATGCACCCGTTCGTGCACGCCTTCTCCCCCGCCATCTCCCCGCCGTGGGAAGCCAAGACCGATTTCGAGGCGTTCCACCGCATCGCGCGCGGGTTCTCCTGGCTGGCGGAGAAGCATCTGGGCGTGCGCAAGGACCTGGTGGCCGTGCCGTTGCAGCACGACACCGCCGACGCACTGGCTCAGGCCGGCGGGCGCGTGCTGGACTGGAAAACCGGTGAGTGCGAACCGATTCCGGGCGTCACCATGCCGAAGCTGGTGGTCGTCGAGCGCGACTATCCGAATGTGGCGGAGAAGATGGCGGCGCTGGGCCCGCTGGTGGAAACGCTGGGACTCACCACCAAGGGTGTCACCACACTGCCCGATGTGGAGGTAGATTACCTGCGCGGCGTCAACGGCACCGTGGTTTCCGGTGTCGCGCAAGGCCGTCCGTCGCTGGCCAAGGACACCCACGCGGCCGAGGCGATCCTGGCACTGTCCGGTACCACCAATGGCCGGCTCGCGGTGGAAGGGTTCCATGCGCTCGAAAGGCGCACCGGAACCGAGCTGGCCGATCTGGCGGCCGAACACGAGGGAAAGCGAATCACCTTCGCGGACACGCAGGCCCGGCCCGTTCCGGTGATCACCTCACCGGAATGGTCGGGCAGCGAGACCGGCGGGCGGCGGTATTCCCCGTTCACGATCAATGTCGAGCGTTCCAAGCCCTGGCACACGCTGACCGGGCGGCAGCATTTCTACCTCGACCACGATTGGATGCGGGAACTCGGCGAGCAGCTGCCGATCTATCGTCCGCCGCTGGACATGACGGCGCTGTTCGCCGAGCCCGGAATCGGCAAGGTCGGCGAAAACGGTGTGACCGTTCGGTATTTGACGCCGCATTCGAAGTGGTCGATTCACTCGGCATATCAGGACAATCTGCACATGCTGACGCTCTCGCGGGGCGGGCAGGCGATCTGGATGTCGGACAAGGACGCCGCCAAGATCGGGGTCGCCGACAACGACTGGATCGAGGCGATCAACCGCAACGGCATCGTGGTGGCGCGCGCGATCGTGTCGCATCGCATGCCCGAGGGCACGGTGTTCATGTACCACGCCCAGGACCGGGCCGTGAACGTGCCACGCATCGAAGGCACCCCGGACGTCAAGCAGGGCAAGGGCAAACGCGGCGGTATCCACAATGCACTGACCCGGATCATGATCAAGCCCTCGCATTTGATCGGCGGGTACGCCCAGCAGTCGTTCGCCCTGAACTACCACGGCCCCACCGGAAATCAGCGCGATGAGGTCACGACCATTCGCAAGCGCTCGCAGGAAGTTGAGTACTGATCATGCGTGTAATGGCGCAACTGGCCATGGTCATGAACCTGGACAAATGCATCGGCTGCCATACCTGCAGCGTCACCTGCAAACAAGCCTGGACCAATCGCTCGGGCACCGAGTACGTGTGGTTCAACAATGTGGAAACCCGTCCGGGGCAAGGGTATCCGCGCCGGTACGAGGACCAGGAGAAGTGGAAGGGCGGCTGGACCCTCGACCGCAAGGGGCGGCTGACGCTCAAGTCCGGGTCCCGGATGAAGCGGCTGCTCAATATCTTCGCCAATCCGGATCTGCCCACGGTCAGCGACTACTACGACCCGTGGAGCTACGACTACGACACGCTGCTGTCGGCGCCGCAGATGGACACCACGCCGGTGGCCAAGCCCAAGTCGCTGATCACCGGTGAGGACACCCAGGTCACCTGGGGTGCGAACTGGGACGACTCGCTGGGGTCGGGTCCCGAGCAGGTGGGTAAGGACCCGTTGCTGGCCAAGCTCTCCGAGCAGGTCAAGCTCGAGTTCGAAGAGACCTTCATGTTCTATCTGCCGCGTATCTGCGAGCACTGCCTCAATCCGTCGTGTGCGGCGTCGTGTCCGTCGGGGGCGATCTATAAGCGTGCCGAGGACGGCATCGTGCTGGTGGATCAGGACAAGTGCCGCGGCTGGCGGCAGTGCGTGACCGGGTGCCCGTACAAGAAGATCTACTTCAACCACAAGACGGGCAAGGCGGAGAAATGCACCTTCTGTTACCCGCGCGTGGAAGTCGGCATCCCGACCGTGTGCTCGGAGACCTGCGTCGGGCGGCTGCGCTACATCGGCGTCATGCTCTACGACGCGGACAAGGTGCTCGAGGCGGCGTCGGTCACCGAGGACAAGGATCTGTATCCGTCGCAGCTGGGGGTGTTCCTCAATCCGCACGACGAACGGGTCATCGCGGAAGCCGAGCGGGCCGGGATTTCTCCGGAATGGATTGCCGCCGCCCAGGATTCGCCGGTCTACAAGCTGATCGTCGACTACCAGATCGCATTGCCGTTGCATCCGGAATACCGCACCATGCCGATGGTCTGGTACGTGCCGCCGCTGTCGCCGGTGGTGGACACGCTGACCCAGACCGGGCACGACGGGGAGAACCACAACAACCTGTTCGGCGCGATCGACGCGCTGCGAATTCCCTTGGAGTACTTGGCGGAACTGTTCACCGCCGGTGAGATCGGGCCGGTGCGGGCGTCGCTGCAACGGCTGGCGGGCATGCGGTCGTTCATGCGCTCGATCAACCTGGGTCAGGAACCCGACCTGACGATTCCGGATGCGGTCGGGCTCGAACCCGAAGAGATCGAGGCCATGTACCGGCTGCTCGCCATCGCCAAGTACGAGCACCGGTATGTGATCCCGTCGGGCGCGACTTCCAAAGCCCACGAACTGGATTCGCTCGCCACCGGCTGCTCGCTGGACACCGACGGCGGCCCGGGCATGACGGCCTTCGACTACATGGCCGAGAAATTCCACCTTACCGACACCAACGGTGCCAGCCCCGATCAGAAGAGCAGCCGCATCAACCTGCTCAACTGGGACGGCAAGAGCACCAGCGGGCTGGTGCCCACTTCCGCCAACGGCAACGGCGCCGCTGGAAATGGCAATGGAGCCAATGGAAATGGGCACCACGCCCCCGCAAGCGACAGCGCGCCGGCCGACGCCGGGTCGGTCGAACCCGAGCCGAGCGGAGCGACGCGATGAACCTGCTGCGAGTGGGGCGCCGACACGCCGGTGCCGGCGTGAACGAACACGAACATCGGCTGGCGTGGCGGCTCGACGCGCTGCGCCTCGACTACCCGAAGGCGCAGGGACACCCCGGTACGGCCGAATCCCGCACCGCCGCAGTGGAATCCGCCGAGGCCACGCGATGAGCCTGCTGAAGCTGCGGCGACGGCCCGAATCCGTCGTCGCCATGAGCGAACGGGATCGCCGCCTGGTGTGGCGGCTGGGCGCGCTGCTGCTCGACTATCCCAGCGCGCAGACCCTGGCTATGCTCGACGAACTCGACGCCGCCGCAACCGAATTGCCGGACGCGGTGCGTCCGCTGCTGGCCGGATTCCTCACCCACCTGCGCACCGGCGACCCGATCGCGCTGGCGCAGGAGTATGTCGAAACCTTCGATATGCGCCGCCGCGCCAGCCTGCATTTGACCTTCTACGCCTACGGTGACACCCGCAAACGCGGTATGGCGCTGCTGCGGTTCAAACATGCCTACCGCCACGCCGGAGTCGAACTCGGCGACGAAGAACTACCCGACCACCTGCCCGTACTGCTCGAATTCGCCGCCACCGTCGATCCCCTCGGCGGCGAACGACTGCTGGGCGAACACGTCCCGGTGCTGGAACTGCTGCGGTTGTCGCTTTCCGACAGCGGATCTCCCTACGCCGGGGTGCTGGCGTCGGTGGTGGCGACCTTGCCACCGGTCACCACCGCCGACCGCCGGCGCATCGCCGAACTCGCCGCCGCGGGCCCGCCGGAGGAGGAGGTCGGACTCGACCCCTTCGCCATGGACCCGCTCGCCTTCACCGGACAGGAGGCACGCCGATGAGCTCCGCGCTCTGGCTGATGCTGCCCTACATCGCCTTCACCTCGTTCCTGCTCGGCCACCTGTGGCGCTACCGCACCGACCAATTCGGCTGGACCACACGGTCTTCGCAGATCTACGAATCGCGGCTGCTGCGGCTGGGCAGCCCGCTGTTCCACTTCGGCATGCTCGGGGTGATCGGCGGGCACGTGCTCGGGGTGCTCGTTCCCGAATCCTGGACCAACGCGATCGGCGTCTCCGAGGAGGCGTACCACGTGGTGGCGGTCTCGGCGGGATCGGTTGCGGGACTTGCGGTCATCGCCGGAATCTCCATCCTGATCTACCGGCGCATCAAATTCACCGCCGTGCGCCAGGCGACCACCACCAACGACAAGGTGATGTACGTCCTGCTCGCGGCCGCCCTGATCACCGGCCTGCTCAATACCTGGGGCAGCAACCTGCTGTGGGGCACCTACAACTACCGCGAGACCGTCTCCCCCTGGTTCCGCAGCCTCTTCTCCCTCCACCCGCAACCCGACCTCATGGTCGGCACGCCCTGGACCTTCCAAACCCACGGCCTGATCGTCCTGGCGCTCATCGCCTTCTGGCCCTACACCCGCCTGGTCCACATGTTCTCCGCCCCCGTCGGCTACCTGGTCCGCCCCTACGTGGTCTACCGCGCCAAACCCATCAAGTCCGCCGACAAGACCCGCTACGCCCGCGCCTGGGAAACCCCCGCCATCCCCCGCCGCTGACCCGCGGAGCAATCAAGGTCAGGGAGCTCTCATGGAGAGAATTGTCCGATTCCGCATCGGTGACAGCTCCCTGATCTTGGAACTGGGTCAGACTGCGGCGGTGGTGCGGGTGCGGGCGTAGTCGGCGAGGGCTTGGGCTGCTGGGGCGGGGGTGGTGGAGAGGTAGGCGGTGAGGGCTGCGTCGAGTTCGGGGGTGGGGCCGCGCTGGGCCAGGAGGACGATGATGGCTTCTTGGGCGGCCGGGGTCGGGTTGGGTTGGGAGAGGAGCTCTTCCAGGTAGTTGGCGGGGTCGGCCAGGCGGAGGGCGCGGCGGGCGCAGGTGTGGATTCGGCGGGGCAGCTCGGCGCGGATGGTGTCGATGTCCTCGGGGAACACGTGCCCTTGGTCGACTCGCACGGACCACAGCGTGGCTGGGTCTTCGGGGAGGGCGTCGTCGGGGAGCAGACCGAGGGCGGGGGCGGATTCGATGGGTGTGGGGGCGAGGCCCATTCGTTCGGTGCGCCAGGTGTGGAACTCCCACCAGGCCAGCGGGGTGCCCCAGCAGCCGAAGCCGAAGCTCAGGACCTGCTGGCCGGCGGTGAAGGTGCGGAAGGTGCGACTGCGGGCGACGGTGGCCACTCCGTCGGGCAGTACACACGTCCAGGTCGGCTCGGCACCCTCGAACCCGTACGGCTGCAGCAGCTTCCCCGTCTCGCGCATCAGCCGGCGCAGTGCCGAATCCGGTTTGACCATTCCCGCAGATTAGCGCCGGACACCGACAGGATCCCGCACCTCATCGTTGCGCCAGGCCACGGCGCGCCGCCGAGGACACGCCGGGCCGGTGGTGTCAGCGCTGCTTCGCGCGGGCGAAGCGGCGCATGATCGGGACGTCCACCCAGTGGTAGAGGGCCGCCGCCAGGGCGGTCGAGACGACCAGGCACAGCAGGGAGAATCCGGCCCAGCCGAGGATGCCGAATTCCTTGCCGCCGATCAGGTATCGGGTGACCACCACCATGACGGGGAACTGGATGAGGTAGAACGCGAAGGACACATTGCCCAGCCACACCACGCGGGGGTGCGCGCTGATGCCGCTGACGCCGGCCAGATCCCGGGCGGCCATGGTGGCGACCACCGCGGTCATCGGCGCGAGCATGAGCACCGACATCTTGTAGTTCACCGGCACCACCCAGGTCAGGGCGTAGGACGCGACCAGGGTGAGCAGCGGCCAGGTGAGACTGGTGTTGCGCCAACGGCCTTCGATCACCATGCGCGCGGCCAGCACGCCGAGGAAGAACTCCGGCAGCCGCGACAGCGGGAAGTTGTAGCTGAGCCAGTACGACTTGGCGACCGGAATGTCGGGCTGCACGAACCAGGCCGGGGAGGCGTGCAGTTCGTAGTGCGGCGAGGTGTTGCCCGGCACCAGGCGCGGGGCGAAGGCGTTCGCGATGCCCTTCGGGCCGTCGACCCACAGGAAGTACGAGGTGTGCAGGGCGACGATGAACAGCATCAGCAGGCCCATGGCCAGCAGCAGCCGCCGCGTCGGAATGCGCATGACCAGCGGCAGCAGCAGCGGGAAACTGCCGTAGAACAGCACTTCCGCGGCCAACGACCAGGACGGGACGTTCAAGCCGCCGACCGTGGTCCACTTCGGCCACCAGGTGTGCACCAGCAGCAGGTTCGGCACCCACACCACGGCGCGATGCAGCGGGACGCTGGCCACCACGATGAAGGCGGCCGCCGCCAGCAGATGCGTCGGGTAGATCTTCAGCACGCGCCGGCGGTAGAAGGCGCGCTTGGTCATGCCCGGCTTGAACGACCAGTAGATGATGAAGCCGGACAGCACGAAGAAGAAGGTGACGCCCGCGGCCCCGAGCTGCATCGGGATCCACTCGTGAATGTGGCGGAACAGCTCCGACTTCTGGAACGGGTACACCGGCAGGAACACCAGCGCGTGCAGCACGAAGACCGCGCACGCCGCCCACCAGCGCCCGCCGGTCAGCGACGGCAGCGGGGGGCGCTGCCGAGCGCGCTCGGTGAGGAGGTCGGCGGACGCCAGGGCGGGCAGCGGCTGGGTGGTCGTGACCGGGATCGGCTGCGTGGTCGCGAGCGCCGGGGTGGTCGCGAATGCCTGGGTGGTCGTGATCGCCTGTGCGGGAGCGGATTCCACGGCGACCCCGGCATCGTCACCGACACCGGGCAGAACTTCGGGTGGGCGGGTCATCGTGCGTACCTCTCGTACAGTGCGTTGGCTATCACGGCGTCGCCCTGGGGAGCCGGATGGAAGGGCAGGCCGTCGAGCTTGGTCTGCGGGTCGAAGACGCCGTTGATCCACTGCTGCGGCGAGCACAGCCCGTGTCCGGCGGTGAGCGCGCGGGCATCGAGGTAGTCCAGGCCCAGCTGGGTGGACGCGTCACGCTCGGCGCGGTCCATGCGGTTGAAGTACTCGACGACCGTGCGACCCTGCGGCTGCGTGACCGGCAGGCCCAGAATGTCGAAGCACAGCGAGGTCTCGTCCGGCCGGAACACCTCCGGATAGCCGACGACCACGATGCGCGCGGCGGGCGCGTAGTAGCGAATGTAGGTGACCACCTTGTCGATGCGCGCCGCGTACTCGGCGCCGGTGATGGCGCCCGGGTCGATCATGCGGCCCGCGGCCACCGCGTCTGGGCCGCAGCCGCCGACGACGTCGTAGAAGCACTGCTGGGCGGAGCTCCACGGCGACTGCGGCGCACCGCCCCAGTGGTCGTTGAACCCGAACTGCAGGGTCACCAATTTGGTTCGGGGGCCGAAGGATCCGGTCTTGGCGGCATTGGACGCCTGCACGGTCAGCGTGTAGCCGTCGCCGCCGTCGATGGCCGCGCCCGGGCAGGACTGATTCCATACCTCGTCGTCGGCGAGACCCATGCGGGCGGCCAGCTGCACCGGCCACGCGGTATCGCCGTGGTCACAGCGTTTCTCGTCGGAGAAGGGGGTCCAGCCGTTGGCGGTGAACGAATCGCCCAGGACGACAAGCGCTTTGCCGTCCGGGGCGGTGTCGGCGTGTGCGCCCCCGGGACCCGCCACGGCCGCTGCGATGGCCATGGTGGCGGCGCACAGCGAGGCCGCGGCGCCGGGGAGACGGAACTTCATGAAACCCTCGAATCGCAAATTGAACAGTTGATCTTCAGTTTTGCGCGGAGTGGTGGTGCGTATCGCGGCCCGCGAGGACGCGGGTCAGTGCCCGTACCGGTCGTAGATGGCATGGGCGACAACGGAATCGCCCTGGGTGGACGGATGGAAGAACAGGCCGTCGATATCGGCGCGCGGATCGGCGACCCCATTGAGCCACGGCTGCGACGAGCAGAGGCCGTGACCGGCGGTGAGGGCACGCGCGTCGAGGAACTCGATGCCCAACTGCTGGGCGGCTTCCCGTTGCGCCTGGTCGATGCGGTCGAAGTACTCCACCACCGCGGTGGCGCGGGGATTGACGAACGGCGCGACGCCCAGGATGCTCAGGCACACCGTGCTGGAGCCGGGCACGAAAACCTCGGGGTAGCCGACGAATACGATGTGCGCGTTCGGCGCGTAGTACTTGATGTAGGTGATCGCATTGCTCATGCGCTTGGCCATCAAGGATCCGGAGACGCCGGTGTAGTCCGGCATCCGGCCCTCGTCGACCGCGTTCGCCTCACACCCCAACGCGAGGTTGAACACGCAGTCCTGCAACGAATTCCACAGCGTCTGATCCGACTTGCCCCACTTGTCGTTGAGGCCGAACTGGATCGTGACCACCTTGGTGTTCGGGCCGAACGCGCCCTCCTTGTCGGCGCGCTGGGCCTGCTGAGCCAGGGTCCAGCCCGGGCCGCTGTCGATCGCCGCGCCGGGGCACGACGGGTTCGACATCGAGTCCGGTTCGGCCACGCCCATCAGCCCGGCCAGCTGCATCGGCCAGGACGTCTTGCCGTGGCGTTTGCAATCGGTCTCCTGCTCGATGATGTTCCACACGTTCGCCGAGAACGAATCACCCAGCGCGACAAGCTCTTTACCCGCGGGAGCCGGGTCGGCTCCCGCCTCGCCGGCGGCCGTCACGGCGCCGCCCGCGGCGGTCATCGCGACCGCCGCGGCGGTGGCGCACAGCCGCCGCACAGTGTTGCCCAGCAACTCTTCCGCCTTGCCTCAGTACCCGGCTCGCGGTTCGAAACCGGGGGCGTCCAGGGTCGGTGGCGCCGGTTTGGGCACGGGCGCCTGGGTCTGGGGCGCGGGTTTGGGGGCGGGCGCGGGGGCCTGGGCCGGCTCCGGGGCGACCGGCTGCGGAGCGGGCGCCTCGGTGGCGGCGGGCTGGGGGGCGGGC
This sequence is a window from Nocardia yunnanensis. Protein-coding genes within it:
- a CDS encoding YdeI/OmpD-associated family protein; its protein translation is MAISVADAKKRETRDRRIAKIIESISAN
- a CDS encoding nitrate reductase subunit alpha; the protein is MTIAQNGHSSADALLRLGKYFNRGEVSADLRTLHQVGGREADEFYRERWSHDKVVRSTHGVNCTGSCSWKIYVSDGVITWESQQTDYPSVGADKPEYEPRGCPRGASFSWYTYSPARIRYPYVRGTLLELYREAKTRLKDPVLAWESIVEDADKATAYKSARGKGGFVRAEWWEAAEIAAAAHVYTIKRYGPDRVAGFSPIPAMSMVSHAVGARFISLIGGSMLSFYDWYADLPVASPQVFGDQTDVPESADWFDAGYLIMWGSNVPVTRTPDAHYMTEARYRGQKVVVVSPDYADNTKFADEWVPARPGTDAALAMSMGHVVLREFFVDRRTPYFDEYVKRYTDLPYLVVLDEHDGGWSTDGDYSGHTFTPGKFLTAADLGHTGEGVEHQTVLLDSDGVAQVPNGSLGHRFTEAGTGRWNLDLGDTDPRLTLYGHTDDVAAVQFPRFDGPSGAGSGAVLTRGVPTTVVAGRRVTTVFDLLLAQYGVARSGLPGSWPTGYDDATQPYTPAWQESITGVPAAQAERIGREFADNAEKSQGRSMILMGAGTNHWFHSDQIYRSFFTLTLLTGCQGVNGGGWAHYVGQEKCRPVTGWATLAFASDWQRPPRQMQGTVFWYLANDQWRYDPFTSESFASPLAKGSFAGRTAADNIALASRLGWMPSYPTLNRNPLDLVDEAEAAGKTPAEYVVDGLKSGELRFACEDPDAPENFPRVLTVWRANLLGSSGKGNEYFHRHLLGADSNLQTGEATGVRPQELEWRDEAATGKLDLLLSLDFRMTSTTLFSDIVFPAATWYEKHDLSSTDMHPFVHAFSPAISPPWEAKTDFEAFHRIARGFSWLAEKHLGVRKDLVAVPLQHDTADALAQAGGRVLDWKTGECEPIPGVTMPKLVVVERDYPNVAEKMAALGPLVETLGLTTKGVTTLPDVEVDYLRGVNGTVVSGVAQGRPSLAKDTHAAEAILALSGTTNGRLAVEGFHALERRTGTELADLAAEHEGKRITFADTQARPVPVITSPEWSGSETGGRRYSPFTINVERSKPWHTLTGRQHFYLDHDWMRELGEQLPIYRPPLDMTALFAEPGIGKVGENGVTVRYLTPHSKWSIHSAYQDNLHMLTLSRGGQAIWMSDKDAAKIGVADNDWIEAINRNGIVVARAIVSHRMPEGTVFMYHAQDRAVNVPRIEGTPDVKQGKGKRGGIHNALTRIMIKPSHLIGGYAQQSFALNYHGPTGNQRDEVTTIRKRSQEVEY
- the narH gene encoding nitrate reductase subunit beta, translating into MAQLAMVMNLDKCIGCHTCSVTCKQAWTNRSGTEYVWFNNVETRPGQGYPRRYEDQEKWKGGWTLDRKGRLTLKSGSRMKRLLNIFANPDLPTVSDYYDPWSYDYDTLLSAPQMDTTPVAKPKSLITGEDTQVTWGANWDDSLGSGPEQVGKDPLLAKLSEQVKLEFEETFMFYLPRICEHCLNPSCAASCPSGAIYKRAEDGIVLVDQDKCRGWRQCVTGCPYKKIYFNHKTGKAEKCTFCYPRVEVGIPTVCSETCVGRLRYIGVMLYDADKVLEAASVTEDKDLYPSQLGVFLNPHDERVIAEAERAGISPEWIAAAQDSPVYKLIVDYQIALPLHPEYRTMPMVWYVPPLSPVVDTLTQTGHDGENHNNLFGAIDALRIPLEYLAELFTAGEIGPVRASLQRLAGMRSFMRSINLGQEPDLTIPDAVGLEPEEIEAMYRLLAIAKYEHRYVIPSGATSKAHELDSLATGCSLDTDGGPGMTAFDYMAEKFHLTDTNGASPDQKSSRINLLNWDGKSTSGLVPTSANGNGAAGNGNGANGNGHHAPASDSAPADAGSVEPEPSGATR
- the narJ gene encoding nitrate reductase molybdenum cofactor assembly chaperone — encoded protein: MSLLKLRRRPESVVAMSERDRRLVWRLGALLLDYPSAQTLAMLDELDAAATELPDAVRPLLAGFLTHLRTGDPIALAQEYVETFDMRRRASLHLTFYAYGDTRKRGMALLRFKHAYRHAGVELGDEELPDHLPVLLEFAATVDPLGGERLLGEHVPVLELLRLSLSDSGSPYAGVLASVVATLPPVTTADRRRIAELAAAGPPEEEVGLDPFAMDPLAFTGQEARR
- the narI gene encoding respiratory nitrate reductase subunit gamma, producing MSSALWLMLPYIAFTSFLLGHLWRYRTDQFGWTTRSSQIYESRLLRLGSPLFHFGMLGVIGGHVLGVLVPESWTNAIGVSEEAYHVVAVSAGSVAGLAVIAGISILIYRRIKFTAVRQATTTNDKVMYVLLAAALITGLLNTWGSNLLWGTYNYRETVSPWFRSLFSLHPQPDLMVGTPWTFQTHGLIVLALIAFWPYTRLVHMFSAPVGYLVRPYVVYRAKPIKSADKTRYARAWETPAIPRR
- a CDS encoding acyltransferase family protein; the protein is MTRPPEVLPGVGDDAGVAVESAPAQAITTTQAFATTPALATTQPIPVTTTQPLPALASADLLTERARQRPPLPSLTGGRWWAACAVFVLHALVFLPVYPFQKSELFRHIHEWIPMQLGAAGVTFFFVLSGFIIYWSFKPGMTKRAFYRRRVLKIYPTHLLAAAAFIVVASVPLHRAVVWVPNLLLVHTWWPKWTTVGGLNVPSWSLAAEVLFYGSFPLLLPLVMRIPTRRLLLAMGLLMLFIVALHTSYFLWVDGPKGIANAFAPRLVPGNTSPHYELHASPAWFVQPDIPVAKSYWLSYNFPLSRLPEFFLGVLAARMVIEGRWRNTSLTWPLLTLVASYALTWVVPVNYKMSVLMLAPMTAVVATMAARDLAGVSGISAHPRVVWLGNVSFAFYLIQFPVMVVVTRYLIGGKEFGILGWAGFSLLCLVVSTALAAALYHWVDVPIMRRFARAKQR
- a CDS encoding SGNH/GDSL hydrolase family protein, which translates into the protein MKFRLPGAAASLCAATMAIAAAVAGPGGAHADTAPDGKALVVLGDSFTANGWTPFSDEKRCDHGDTAWPVQLAARMGLADDEVWNQSCPGAAIDGGDGYTLTVQASNAAKTGSFGPRTKLVTLQFGFNDHWGGAPQSPWSSAQQCFYDVVGGCGPDAVAAGRMIDPGAITGAEYAARIDKVVTYIRYYAPAARIVVVGYPEVFRPDETSLCFDILGLPVTQPQGRTVVEYFNRMDRAERDASTQLGLDYLDARALTAGHGLCSPQQWINGVFDPQTKLDGLPFHPAPQGDAVIANALYERYAR